The proteins below are encoded in one region of Hordeum vulgare subsp. vulgare chromosome 3H, MorexV3_pseudomolecules_assembly, whole genome shotgun sequence:
- the LOC123441144 gene encoding uncharacterized protein LOC123441144 translates to MNRHWMYVNRLSGEFTTGLKDFLVVANANKRGGFVICPCVNCKNQKGYSSSRDVHMHLLRHGFMPSYNCWTKHGERGVIMEEDEEGDDFIDESYLAHFGDTFMEDAEGEGEGEEEARDDPVDDLGRTIADARRRCETEKERENLDRMLEDHRKALYPGCDDGLKKLGCTLDLLKWKAEAGVADSAFENLLKMLKNMFPKDNELPTSTYEAKKVVCPLGLEVLKIHACINDCILYRGEYENLNECPVCTALRYKIRGDDPGDDVEGQKPRKRVPAKVMWYAPIIPRLKRLFRNKEHAKLLRWHKEDRKSDGELRHTADGTQWRKIDRWFKDFAADARNIRFNVYLGHRRFLSKIHPVRKKGKHYNGKADHRPKPVERTGAEVFDMVKDLKVIFGKGPGGQSVPKGADGHAAMWKKKSIFWELEYWKVLDVRSAIDVMHVTKNICMNLLSFLGVYGKTNDTKEARQDQQRLKDP, encoded by the exons atgaatcggcactggatgtacgttaaccgactctccggcgagttcactacgggtttgaaagatttcctcgtagtggctaatgcgaacaagcgggggggttttgttatctgtccatgtgttaactgtaagaatcagaagggttactcttcctcaagagatgttcacatgcatctgcttcggcacggtttcatgccaagctataattgttggaccaagcatggagaaagaggggttataatggaagaagatgaagaaggggatgatttcatcgatgaaagctatcttgctcatttcggtgatactttcatggaggatgctgaaggtgaaggggaaggtgaagaagaggcacgtgatgatcccgttgatgatcttggtcggaccattgctgatgcacggagacgctgcgaaactgaaaaggagagggagaatttggatcgcatgttagaggatcacagaaaggcgctgtaccccggatgcgatgatggtctgaaaaagctgggctgcacactggatttgctgaaatggaaggcagaggcaggtgtagctgactcggcatttgaaaacttgctgaaaatgttgaagaatatgtttccaaaggataacgagttgcccaccagtacgtacgaagcaaagaaggttgtctgccctctaggtttagaggttctgaagatacatgcatgcatcaacgactgcatcctctaccgcggtgaatacgagaatttgaatgaatgcccggtatgcactgcattgcgttataagatcagaggcgatgaccctggtgacgatgttgagggccagaaacccaggaagagggttcccgccaaggtgatgtggtatgctcctataataccacggttgaaacgtctgttcaggaacaaagagcatgccaagttgttgcgatggcacaaagaggaccgtaagtcggacggggagttgagacacaccgcagatggaacgcaatggagaaagatcgacagatggttcaaagattttgcagctgacgcaaggaacataagattt aacgtgtaccttgggcatcgtcgatttctttcgaaaattcatccagtaagaaagaaaggcaagcattacaacggcaaggcagatcaccggccgaagcctgtggaacgcactggtgctgaggtatttgatatggtcaaggatttgaaagtcatctttggaaagggtcctggcggacaatcagttccgaagggagctgacgggcacgcagccatgtggaagaagaaatctatattctgggagctagaatattggaaagtcctagatgtccgctctgcaatcgacgtgatgcacgttacgaagaatatttgcatgaacctcctaagcttcttgggcgtgtatgggaagacaaatgatacaaaggaagcacggcaggaccagcaacgtttgaaagaccct
- the LOC123441143 gene encoding pathogenesis-related protein PRB1-3-like codes for MEYSPKLAAALLLALTSAMIVTAQNDDADYMVNAHNEVRAAVGVGPVTWDPIVAAYAQSFAEKRRADCQPILSPEGGPYGENIFRAPGTEWNAIDAVIYWASGKQYYDHATNTCSAPTGESCGEYLNLVWRDTKTIGCGAVVCDGNAGVFVICGYSPPHMVGQIPY; via the coding sequence ATGGAGTACTCTCCAAAGCTAGCTGCAGCACTGCTCTTAGCCCTCACGTCCGCCATGATCGTCACCGCCCAGAATGACGACGCTGACTACATGGTGAATGCCCACAACGAAGTGCGCGCCGCCGTCGGTGTGGGGCCGGTGACGTGGGACCCCATAGTGGCGGCGTACGCGCAGTCATTCGCGGAGAAGCGCCGCGCCGACTGCCAGCCAATACTCTCTCCGGAGGGCGGTCCATACGGAGAGAACATCTTTCGGGCCCCTGGTACCGAATGGAATGCGATAGACGCAGTGATTTATTGGGCGTCCGGGAAGCAGTACTACGACCACGCCACCAACACTTGCTCCGCACCTACGGGTGAGTCGTGCGGTGAATACCTGAATTTGGTGTGGAGGGACACGAAGACCATCGGTTGCGGCGCTGTCGTCTGTGACGGCAATGCCGGTGTGTTTGTCATCTGCGGCTACAGTCCGCCGCACATGGTTGGGCAGATTCCATACTAG
- the LOC123441145 gene encoding pathogenesis-related protein PRB1-3-like, with protein MEYSPKLAAALLLALTSAMIVTAQNDDADYMVNAHNEVRAAVGVGPVTWDPIVAAYAQSFAEKRRADCQPILSPEGGPYGENIFRAPGTEWNAIDAVIYWASGKQYYDHATNTCSAPTGESCGEYLNLVWRDTKTIGCGAVVCDGNAGVFVICGYGPPHMVGQIPY; from the coding sequence ATGGAGTACTCTCCAAAGCTAGCTGCAGCACTGCTCTTAGCCCTCACGTCCGCCATGATCGTCACCGCCCAGAATGACGACGCTGACTACATGGTGAATGCCCACAACGAAGTGCGCGCCGCCGTCGGTGTGGGGCCGGTGACGTGGGACCCCATAGTGGCGGCGTACGCGCAGTCATTCGCGGAGAAGCGCCGCGCCGACTGCCAGCCAATACTCTCTCCGGAGGGCGGTCCATACGGAGAGAACATCTTTCGGGCCCCTGGTACCGAATGGAATGCGATAGACGCAGTGATTTATTGGGCGTCCGGGAAGCAGTACTACGACCACGCCACCAACACTTGCTCCGCACCTACGGGTGAGTCGTGCGGTGAATACCTGAATTTGGTGTGGAGGGACACGAAGACCATCGGTTGCGGCGCTGTCGTCTGTGACGGCAATGCCGGTGTGTTTGTCATCTGCGGCTACGGTCCGCCGCACATGGTTGGGCAGATTCCATACTAG